From a region of the Deltaproteobacteria bacterium genome:
- a CDS encoding DUF1456 family protein, whose amino-acid sequence MNNNDILRRVRYVFDFSDQLMLSIFELGGHQGNIPELTTWFTREGTPEFVMCEDEYMARFLNGLIIKNRGSRDGTIPEPETKLTNNIILRKLKIALSLQADDIIAILKLNNFNLSKHELSALFRRPDHKNYRECLDQVLRNFLDGLEKHYRKKVIGKS is encoded by the coding sequence ATTAATAACAACGATATCTTGCGACGTGTACGTTATGTTTTTGATTTTAGCGATCAGCTGATGCTTTCGATATTCGAGCTCGGCGGACACCAAGGAAATATACCTGAGCTAACAACTTGGTTCACACGTGAAGGAACCCCAGAATTTGTAATGTGCGAAGATGAGTACATGGCACGCTTTCTCAATGGGCTCATCATCAAGAATAGAGGCTCAAGAGATGGCACCATCCCTGAACCTGAGACCAAGCTCACAAACAACATCATCCTGCGGAAGCTGAAAATCGCTCTCAGTCTTCAAGCAGACGACATCATCGCAATACTTAAATTAAACAACTTCAATTTAAGCAAACATGAACTGAGCGCGCTCTTTCGACGACCCGACCATAAAAACTACCGGGAGTGCCTCGACCAAGTGCTTCGTAACTTCCTGGATGGGCTGGAAAAGCACTACAGAAAAAAGGTCATCGGGAAAAGTTAG
- a CDS encoding adenylate/guanylate cyclase domain-containing protein, with the protein MKWVPLGQWPLWAQFSLAISVATVVLVLWVGEMAAERDDRYLREKIEDQKNQLLDNLTVIASDAIAAEDVSLLRHLANEIGESDSSIHSLEVLNAQKRLLVRWIRPVAPGSELLILKERTVLLDGVRRGFINAIVDLTPAVMEVSARAHETRIAMAFVLLLVALTVVGMIYNLAILPLGELDKRLSLLRKGEIRADLELKGAAEFQHIAVALNGFANQILERQTIDLQHREELSRLNSSYLRFVPKQFLEFLNHKSVIEVQHGEQVERNMTVLFSDIRSFTSISEKLGAQQTFKFLNDFLSRVGPVVSENGGFIDKYIGDAIMALFESPVDALNAGMGMERALHALNQERALEGRAEIKIGIGINTGDLMLGIVGESSRMEGTVIGDAVNLASRLESLTKKYNTPFLISENTLAAIRADLGEEAFLEVENRVRLVDLVQAKGRQGKTRVYEVLTEN; encoded by the coding sequence ATGAAATGGGTCCCGTTAGGACAGTGGCCATTGTGGGCACAATTCTCTTTAGCCATCAGTGTAGCGACGGTGGTTCTGGTCCTGTGGGTGGGCGAAATGGCGGCAGAACGTGACGACCGTTATTTACGTGAGAAGATTGAAGATCAGAAAAACCAACTTTTGGATAACCTAACTGTGATAGCCTCCGATGCAATCGCAGCAGAGGATGTTTCACTTTTACGTCATCTAGCGAATGAAATTGGGGAAAGTGACTCGAGTATTCACTCTCTTGAAGTTTTGAATGCGCAGAAAAGATTGCTTGTGCGTTGGATACGTCCAGTAGCACCCGGGTCCGAGTTACTTATCTTAAAAGAGCGTACGGTCTTATTAGATGGTGTGCGCCGCGGATTCATTAATGCAATCGTAGACCTCACACCAGCCGTCATGGAGGTTTCCGCACGCGCTCATGAAACACGGATTGCAATGGCATTCGTATTATTGCTTGTCGCCCTGACAGTGGTCGGGATGATTTATAATCTAGCTATTTTACCACTGGGTGAATTGGATAAGCGGTTATCTCTCTTACGCAAAGGTGAAATTAGGGCCGACTTGGAACTCAAGGGGGCAGCCGAGTTTCAGCATATTGCAGTTGCTCTTAATGGCTTTGCGAACCAGATTCTAGAACGTCAAACGATTGATCTTCAGCACCGTGAGGAGCTAAGTCGTTTGAACAGTTCTTATTTGAGATTTGTTCCAAAACAGTTTCTAGAGTTTCTCAATCATAAATCGGTCATTGAAGTGCAACATGGTGAACAGGTTGAACGTAACATGACGGTGTTATTCAGCGACATTCGGTCATTCACTTCGATCTCGGAGAAATTAGGAGCGCAGCAAACTTTTAAGTTCCTGAACGATTTTTTGAGTCGTGTAGGTCCGGTGGTGAGTGAGAACGGTGGGTTCATCGATAAGTATATAGGCGATGCAATTATGGCTCTTTTTGAATCTCCGGTAGATGCCCTGAATGCTGGCATGGGTATGGAGAGAGCATTGCACGCGTTGAACCAAGAGCGGGCTTTAGAGGGACGCGCCGAGATTAAGATTGGCATTGGTATAAACACCGGGGACTTGATGTTGGGAATCGTTGGCGAGAGCAGCCGTATGGAGGGTACCGTGATTGGTGACGCTGTGAACTTGGCGTCCAGGCTTGAGTCACTTACCAAGAAATACAATACGCCGTTTTTAATCAGTGAAAATACACTCGCTGCCATTAGGGCCGACTTGGGTGAAGAGGCCTTCTTAGAAGTCGAGAATAGAGTTCGTCTGGTGGACCTTGTTCAGGCAAAGGGTAGGCAGGGGAAAACGAGGGTCTACGAAGTGCTCACCGAGAATTGA
- a CDS encoding phosphate/phosphite/phosphonate ABC transporter substrate-binding protein: MLSRLESVPEYRIPASRGLRVVNHEHLGTRYTPVRAVLWMLALVLLVMGGCSSPTYKPMEGRVETPTFNPDSRLGFPESLTLGIVPQQPVATIHKNWGPLADYLSHLLGRKILVKTASSIPEFEKRVAQGYYDLAYMNPYHYVVFSKQTGYKAFAKQKDKRIRGIVVTRKDSPLLGLSDCTGLQAAFPAPAAFAATLLTRARLKELGVPVHVSYVKSHDSVYAGVAQGLHSIGGGVMRTFASLSPSIRNQLRVLWTSPGFTPHAFAYHSRLPEHIVSTLMQVVATIERSPHRQDVFESLKFAGLSTAVDSEWNDVRSLNLTELDDVFSKGR; encoded by the coding sequence ATGCTCAGTCGTTTGGAATCTGTCCCGGAGTATAGAATCCCTGCCAGCCGTGGCTTGAGGGTTGTCAATCATGAGCATTTGGGTACGCGCTACACACCCGTCAGGGCCGTGTTGTGGATGCTTGCCTTGGTTCTCTTAGTCATGGGTGGGTGCTCCAGTCCCACTTACAAGCCAATGGAAGGAAGAGTAGAGACGCCAACCTTTAACCCTGACAGTCGGCTCGGCTTCCCGGAATCTCTGACTCTAGGTATTGTTCCGCAACAGCCGGTAGCAACAATCCACAAGAATTGGGGACCGCTGGCCGATTATTTATCACATCTTTTAGGCCGGAAAATTTTAGTTAAAACCGCGTCGTCAATACCTGAATTTGAGAAACGTGTCGCGCAAGGATACTACGATTTAGCCTATATGAATCCCTATCATTACGTCGTGTTCAGTAAGCAAACCGGATATAAAGCTTTTGCTAAACAAAAAGATAAGCGAATTCGAGGCATAGTCGTTACGCGAAAAGATAGTCCGCTTTTAGGATTATCTGACTGTACAGGGCTTCAGGCAGCTTTTCCTGCCCCGGCTGCTTTTGCAGCAACGCTTTTGACCAGGGCTCGGCTTAAAGAGCTGGGAGTCCCGGTACACGTGAGCTACGTAAAGTCGCATGACTCAGTTTATGCAGGAGTGGCTCAAGGGTTACACAGTATTGGCGGGGGCGTGATGAGAACATTTGCATCTTTATCGCCAAGTATCCGGAATCAATTGAGGGTCTTATGGACTTCACCGGGATTTACTCCTCACGCGTTCGCTTATCATTCTCGATTGCCAGAACACATCGTTAGTACGCTTATGCAGGTGGTAGCGACCATTGAAAGAAGCCCCCATCGACAAGATGTATTTGAGTCACTTAAGTTCGCTGGTTTATCTACCGCAGTGGATTCTGAGTGGAATGATGTCCGAAGTTTAAACTTAACCGAGTTGGACGATGTTTTTTCCAAAGGGCGATAA
- a CDS encoding universal stress protein, translated as MNTYRRLVVATDFSALGNRAVRVAYVQAWPNESQLVICHALNEESTQWLLSHPNPTKRNEVELAHAFMRSLVAPDEQKPGINIVTKVLRGKPADSIIELAQEVRAELIVAGTHGRDGIERLMLGSVAEALVRGAPCSVLVVRDSNESMEPV; from the coding sequence ATGAATACATATCGAAGGCTTGTAGTTGCTACCGACTTTTCAGCCCTGGGAAATCGTGCCGTTCGAGTTGCTTATGTCCAAGCTTGGCCCAATGAGAGCCAGCTGGTGATTTGTCATGCATTGAACGAAGAGTCGACTCAGTGGCTCTTGTCACACCCAAACCCTACCAAACGCAACGAAGTTGAGCTGGCGCATGCCTTTATGCGAAGTCTTGTTGCGCCCGATGAACAAAAACCTGGGATTAACATCGTTACGAAAGTTCTTCGGGGAAAGCCTGCCGATAGTATTATTGAGTTAGCTCAGGAGGTTCGCGCGGAGCTGATTGTAGCCGGGACTCATGGTCGTGATGGCATAGAGCGGCTGATGTTAGGAAGCGTCGCTGAGGCACTCGTAAGAGGTGCTCCGTGCTCTGTCTTGGTTGTTAGAGATTCGAATGAATCGATGGAGCCTGTGTAA